In one window of Gudongella oleilytica DNA:
- the cdaA gene encoding diadenylate cyclase CdaA has protein sequence MQYLADIFANIRIRDIVDILIVALVIYKLFTLIKETRAEQLIKGIGVLLVLTKVSEWLQLYTINWILSNAMTVGTLAILIVFQPELRRGLEYIGRSRFFSKSLIEIRGENMSRVVDEIVEATASLSRQKIGALMVLERQTGLNEVVETGTKIGGTVSSDLLINIFIPNTPLHDGAVIIKDDIIKAAACFLPLTDSSTVSKELGTRHRAALGISERSDSLSIVVSEETGAISIAENGTISRYLDAKTLRQILIDMYKPKGSNQTFIMRWRRKDEEEE, from the coding sequence TTGCAATACCTGGCCGACATTTTTGCAAACATAAGAATAAGGGATATCGTAGACATCCTCATAGTAGCTTTGGTCATCTACAAGCTGTTCACGCTCATTAAGGAGACCCGGGCTGAACAGCTGATCAAGGGGATCGGGGTATTGCTGGTACTTACAAAGGTAAGTGAATGGCTCCAGTTGTACACTATCAACTGGATACTTAGCAATGCAATGACTGTGGGAACTTTGGCGATACTCATTGTCTTCCAGCCTGAGCTCAGGAGAGGACTTGAGTACATAGGGAGAAGCAGATTTTTCTCGAAATCCCTGATTGAAATAAGGGGAGAAAACATGTCAAGGGTTGTGGATGAAATAGTTGAAGCTACAGCCTCGTTGTCGCGACAAAAAATAGGAGCGCTTATGGTTTTGGAAAGGCAAACAGGTCTTAACGAGGTCGTAGAGACCGGAACAAAGATAGGAGGAACCGTAAGCAGCGACCTTCTCATAAATATATTTATTCCAAATACTCCGCTGCACGATGGAGCTGTCATAATAAAGGACGATATCATAAAGGCTGCTGCTTGCTTCCTGCCGCTGACCGACAGCTCTACAGTCAGTAAAGAGCTGGGAACTCGGCATAGAGCTGCTCTTGGTATATCTGAAAGGTCTGACAGCCTGTCGATCGTAGTTTCAGAAGAAACTGGTGCAATATCCATCGCTGAAAATGGAACTATCTCCAGATATCTAGATGCAAAGACCCTTAGGCAGATATTAATTGACATGTATAAACCGAAGGGGAGCAACCAGACGTTCATTATGAGATGGAGGCGAAAAGATGAAGAGGAAG